The following nucleotide sequence is from Candidatus Cloacimonadota bacterium.
GTTCAGAGATGTAGCAGGAATAGATTTACAGGATGAAAATGAAAAAGAAAAAGATTTTGATCGTCGAAGATGAAAAAATAGTAGCCATCGATATCAGGAATACTTTGCTGCAATTTGGATATGATGTAACTCAAATCGTATCAAATGAAAAAGATGCGATAAATTCTGTATCAGAGCAAAAACCGGATCTCATCTTAATGGATATTTTACTTGAAGGAGAAAAAACAGGAATCGATGCTGCTCGTAAAATCAAAGACAATTTTGACATCCCTTTGATCTTCCTGACCGCACATATAAATGATGAAACACTTGATAAAGCAAAAGAGGTCGAACCTTACGGCTATTTGATGAAACCTTTCGAAGAGCGGGAATTACATGCGATCATGGAAATGACTTTCCATAAGATCAAGACAGAAAAAGCCTTAAGAAAAAGTGAGGAAAAACACCGAACTCTTATTGAAACGATGGAAGAAGGTTTGATCATTGTTGATGAAAAGGAAAACTTTACTTTTGCAAATCCGGCAGCATGTAAGATCTTCGGATATCAGGAAAAAAAATTAATTTCCATGAACATCAGGGATTTTGTTACTCAAGAAGAATTTCAAAAAATATTGGATAATACAGTCCTTCGTAAAAAAGGAATATCAAGTAAATATGAATTGAATATTTTCACAAAACAAGATGAAAAAAGAGTAATTACGGTTGCAGCAACTCCCTTAATTGTCGATGGGAAATTTACCGGAACTTTCGGAATTATCAGTGATATAACAGAAAAACAGAAAACAGAAAAAACATTAAGGGAATTAAAGCAGGCTGTTGAAACGATGACTATTGGTGTGACAGTTACGGAAATCGACGGAAAAATAATTTTTACAAATCGAGCTGATGCCAAAATGCATGGTTATGAACCGGAAGAATTACTTGGAAAAGATGTTCGTGTCTTTGCTCCTGTCCGGATCAGGAAACCAATGAGTTTATCCCAGGTAAAAAAATGGAAAGGATTGATCAGAGAAAGTTCGAATATCAGAAAAGACGGTTCTACTTTCCCGGTAAGATTAATGTCGGATATTGTCAAAGACGGCAAAGGTGATCCTGTCGCTATTATCACGACTTGCGAAGATATTACGGAAAGAAAACAAGCAGAAGAAGCTCTTAGAGAAAGTGAAGAACGATTCAGAAGCACTTTTTTTCATGCAGCTGCCGGAATGATATTGATTCATCCTGATGGTACGATCAGACAGGTCAATGAGAG
It contains:
- a CDS encoding PAS domain S-box protein, with amino-acid sequence MKMKKKKILIVEDEKIVAIDIRNTLLQFGYDVTQIVSNEKDAINSVSEQKPDLILMDILLEGEKTGIDAARKIKDNFDIPLIFLTAHINDETLDKAKEVEPYGYLMKPFEERELHAIMEMTFHKIKTEKALRKSEEKHRTLIETMEEGLIIVDEKENFTFANPAACKIFGYQEKKLISMNIRDFVTQEEFQKILDNTVLRKKGISSKYELNIFTKQDEKRVITVAATPLIVDGKFTGTFGIISDITEKQKTEKTLRELKQAVETMTIGVTVTEIDGKIIFTNRADAKMHGYEPEELLGKDVRVFAPVRIRKPMSLSQVKKWKGLIRESSNIRKDGSTFPVRLMSDIVKDGKGDPVAIITTCEDITERKQAEEALRESEERFRSTFFHAAAGMILIHPDGTIRQVNESFCFMTGYKENELLNRNINSLIHHDDVRKNKKKIKTMLTGKLNYFHIEERLIHKKGDIIWVNVSISSVNDDFGKSLYLIAQILDISEMRKVEEEIKELNRQLEARVNKELNKRIEQQQLLIQKSKLESLGKLAAGIAHEINQPLAGISMAMDNILFKLSMDKCSKDYLEKKVNSVFNDIDRIRHIIEHVRTFSRDQKSVLLEKIDINETIKNALSMVQTQYKNHNIKVILEFKDDLEFAIGNKFKLEQVILNLLNNAKDAVEDREEAGNEINFKKQITIKTYSNPHNICIEIEDNGTGIPKENLDNIFDPFFTTKDPEKGTGLGLSIIYGIIQEMKGEISVSSEKNKFTKFIIKLPNLTKRKNNDN